One Dromiciops gliroides isolate mDroGli1 chromosome 3, mDroGli1.pri, whole genome shotgun sequence DNA segment encodes these proteins:
- the GPKOW gene encoding G-patch domain and KOW motifs-containing protein codes for MAHGESEPGAASSPAPGPSGPVSFGFSRTAVRKRLAEGREGQRQEEEEKDFVRAVEGRELRSVRPPEEAPRELVIPLLQRGHGRRAAPAAAALPEEGVLRQAVEELIEESKRALRQGPDAEAADPSVAIPLLARAGDAAEAPESVGADYEAVPVEAYGLAMLRGMGWKPGEGIGRTFKQVVKPRENPLRPKGLGLGASLAPPAGPPGPSQPGSKEDQEPAGLAPGRAVAVLSGPHRGLYGKVEGLDPDNARAVVKLAPSGRVATLSEHVLRPVSCQEYERRARAAGDPKTGRGEPRDGAGAAQDKKGLKRKHPPAEERQAPHWLRRDLRVRFVDKRHHKGRYYNTKMTIEDVLSPDTCVCRTDEGRLLEGLREDMLETLIPKEETARVMVVLGPQRGQVGRLLGRDKEKSRALVQLLQEEGQGTVLQLGYDAVCHYVGPVAED; via the coding sequence ATGGCGCACGGTGAGAGCGAACCGGGCGCCGCCAGCTCCCCGGCCCCCGGGCCGTCGGGCCCGGTGTCCTTCGGCTTCAGCCGCACGGCCGTCCGGAAGCGGCTGGCGGAAGGCCGCGAGGGGCAGcggcaggaagaggaggagaaggacttCGTGCGGGCCGTGGAAGGCCGGGAGCTGCGCAGCGTGCGGCCGCCCGAGGAGGCGCCCCGGGAGCTGGTGATCCCCCTGCTGCAGCGGGGCCACGGCCGGAGGGCGGCCCCAGCCGCGGCCGCGCTCCCCGAGGAGGGCGTCCTCCGCCAGGCCGTGGAGGAGCTGATCGAGGAGTCGAAGCGGGCCCTGCGGCAGGGCCCGGACGCCGAGGCCGCCGACCCCTCCGTGGCCATCCCGCTCCTGGCCCGGGCAGGGGACGCGGCCGAGGCCCCGGAGTCGGTGGGAGCCGACTACGAGGCGGTGCCCGTGGAGGCCTACGGGCTGGCCATGCTCCGGGGCATGGGCTGGAAGCCGGGGGAGGGCATCGGGCGCACCTTCAAGCAGGTGGTGAAGCCCCGGGAGAACCCCCTGCGCCCcaaggggctggggctgggggccaGCCTGGCCCCGCCCGCGGGCCCCCCGGGGCCGAGCCAGCCCGGGAGCAAGGAGGACCAGGAGCCGGCGGGGCTGGCCCCGGGGAGGGCCGTGGCCGTCCTGTCCGGGCCCCACAGGGGGCTCTACGGGAAGGTGGAGGGGCTGGACCCGGACAACGCCCGGGCCGTGGTGAAGCTGGCCCCGTCCGGCCGGGTGGCCACGCTGAGCGAGCACGTGCTGAGGCCCGTCAGCTGTCAGGAATACGAGAGGCGGGCCCGAGCCGCCGGTGACCCGAAGACGGGGCGTGGGGAGCCCCGGGACGGAGCGGGGGCCGCCCAGGACAAGAAGGGGCTGAAAAGGAAGCACCCCCCGGCCGAGGAGAGGCAGGCGCCCCACTGGCTGCGCAGAGACCTCCGGGTGCGCTTCGTGGACAAACGGCACCACAAGGGCCGCTACTACAACACCAAGATGACCATCGAGGACGTCCTGAGCCCGGACACGTGTGTGTGCAGAACGGACGAGGGGCGGCTCCTGGAAGGACTAAGAGAAGACATGCTAGAGACCCTCATCCCCAAGGAGGAGACAGCCAGGGTCATGGTGGTGCTGGGGCCGCAGCGGGGCCAGGTGGGCCGGCTTCTTGGCCGAGACAAGGAGAAGAGCCGGGCCCTGGTGCAGCTGCTGCAGGAGGAGGGCCAGGGGACCGTCCTGCAGTTGGGTTATGATGCCGTCTGCCACTATGTTGGGCCTGTGGCCGAGGACTGA